The following proteins are encoded in a genomic region of Spirosoma sp. SC4-14:
- the carA gene encoding glutamine-hydrolyzing carbamoyl-phosphate synthase small subunit, with the protein MKHTQQPEALLVLQDGTVYRGLALGKKGTAGGEICFNTGMTGYQEIYTDPSYYGQVIINTTSHIGNYGVLNNAEQESNGIKIRAMVCNFFSNIHSRYTADGSLQDYFERANIVGIHGVDTRQLVRYIRSKGVMNCIISSEILDPAILLAELHKVPDMEGLELSSEVCTKEAYEQGDPEAKLRVAVLDLGVKRSILTNFNERGVFCKVFPAKTPYSELEAWKPNGYFIANGPGDPAAMPYAVETVKQALEVEKPLFGICLGHQILSLASGISTYKMHNGHRGLNHPVKNLITGHCEVTSQNHGFAVKAEEVMDQANVELTHINLNDKTIEGIRRKDKPAFSVQYHPESSPGPHDSRYLFDQFVQMMNE; encoded by the coding sequence ATGAAACATACGCAGCAGCCCGAAGCTCTATTGGTTTTGCAGGACGGTACCGTATATCGAGGACTAGCTCTTGGCAAAAAAGGAACAGCAGGTGGTGAAATTTGCTTCAATACTGGTATGACCGGCTACCAGGAAATTTATACCGACCCATCTTATTATGGACAGGTGATTATTAACACCACATCCCACATCGGTAATTACGGTGTGCTCAATAACGCAGAGCAAGAGTCGAATGGTATAAAGATCCGGGCTATGGTCTGTAACTTCTTCTCTAATATTCATTCGCGTTATACGGCCGATGGGTCGTTGCAGGATTATTTCGAACGGGCCAATATTGTTGGCATCCATGGAGTCGATACCCGTCAGTTAGTACGATACATTCGGTCAAAAGGCGTAATGAACTGCATTATTTCGTCGGAAATTCTTGACCCTGCAATTCTGCTGGCCGAACTGCACAAAGTACCGGATATGGAAGGCCTTGAGCTTTCGTCGGAGGTTTGTACCAAAGAAGCCTATGAACAGGGCGATCCTGAAGCAAAACTGCGGGTTGCCGTATTGGATTTAGGTGTGAAGCGTAGCATCCTGACCAACTTTAACGAGCGGGGCGTATTCTGCAAAGTATTTCCAGCTAAAACACCCTATAGCGAACTGGAAGCCTGGAAGCCAAATGGCTATTTCATCGCTAATGGACCTGGTGATCCAGCCGCCATGCCTTATGCGGTTGAAACCGTTAAACAGGCCCTGGAGGTCGAAAAACCGTTGTTTGGTATTTGCCTCGGTCACCAGATTCTGTCGCTGGCCAGTGGTATCTCAACCTATAAGATGCATAATGGACACCGTGGCTTAAACCATCCCGTTAAAAACCTGATTACGGGCCATTGCGAAGTAACATCGCAAAATCACGGATTTGCAGTTAAAGCCGAAGAGGTTATGGATCAGGCAAATGTTGAGCTAACCCATATTAACCTCAACGATAAAACTATCGAAGGAATTCGTCGGAAAGATAAACCCGCTTTCTCGGTGCAGTACCACCCGGAATCGTCGCCCGGACCGCACGATTCGAGGTATCTGTTCGATCAATTCGTGCAGATGATGAATGAGTAA